The Dioscorea cayenensis subsp. rotundata cultivar TDr96_F1 chromosome 7, TDr96_F1_v2_PseudoChromosome.rev07_lg8_w22 25.fasta, whole genome shotgun sequence genome includes a region encoding these proteins:
- the LOC120265866 gene encoding protein TOPLESS-RELATED PROTEIN 2-like, with protein sequence MTSAALMFFPSAATLMFLLDTSINLRLADAPPKTPPMIFAHTRMMISINSVLLQVMTAFMAPPPAATYLAFHPQDNNIIAIGTDDSSIQIYNVRIDEVKTKLKGHQKKITGLVFSQMMNVLVSSRADAQ encoded by the exons ATGACATCCGCCGCCTTGATGTTCTTTCCCTCCGCCGCCACCTTGATGTTCTTGCTCGACACATCCATCAACCTTCGCCTGGCCGACGCACCCCCAAAAACCCCACCAATGATCTTTGCCCACACTAGAATGATGATATCCATCAATTCAG TCTTGCTTCAGGTAATGACAGCTTTCATGGCACCACCCCCTGCGGCCACTTATTTGGCATTTCATCCTCAAGATAATAACATTATTGCAATTGGAACGGATGACTCTTCTATTCAAATTTATAATGTCCGAATTGATGAG gttaaaacaaaactaaaaggtCACCAGAAGAAGATCACAGGACTTGTATTTTCCCAGATGATGAATGTGCTAGTCTCTTCAAGGGCAGATGCACAA tag